A window from Polyangium spumosum encodes these proteins:
- a CDS encoding tetratricopeptide repeat protein has product MTPRTCDHRTSARRKASSRPRIAVALALVVLSGSVPRAMAAPTELEESFEARHEQAQRLVQEAQDLQERDDPERALELYLRARALERRFSNTFGAANCLEALGRLDEALELYQEVVRDFSEILSAENRQNIGSAIAGLSEKTGALELTTNAANIAIVIDDNRESRVRSGQRIRLMPGAHSIEVTSNGYYSRKLTVQIEPSKVESLNVELTPVGAVIRVHVAATPSAGVAPALARRVRVLLDGVSVGTAPWEGSVVPATHIVQLEGEGVGSAPTRVDAIVQKEQTIRLSLVPLSKVRLTVNRPDATLQFGDLKLGMGRWNGSLPVGAHILTASAPGFHHESIPLSVVAGKPSLVDIALQKNPDDTFWEDFGFLWVGAVAGPSLAPTMNSGPEEECPDECTGHSGAFGMMGALRVGYTWPNGFSLDGEAGGMWIRTSFSRAETANFSAAGKTVTATYSLRDSLSLWGPFAGLGLGYGLLKHGAFDLAVRAGVDVVFANAYDRIDGTISSGGVTAAIDPGGFSGAPFLPPDSQKGVDFFASAEATARLKVGNWRFGAGLAASMFLLGDLELGIGQPIAVDASAQCQNAGPESAFCAPGTDILSHERAYGRFVAFSPRLTMQYELR; this is encoded by the coding sequence ATGACGCCGCGCACCTGTGACCATCGAACCAGCGCACGCCGCAAGGCGTCGAGCCGGCCCCGAATTGCGGTCGCACTCGCCCTCGTCGTTCTCTCCGGTTCGGTACCTCGAGCCATGGCCGCGCCGACCGAGCTGGAAGAGAGTTTCGAGGCGCGACACGAGCAGGCGCAGCGGCTCGTCCAGGAGGCACAGGACCTCCAGGAGCGAGACGACCCCGAGCGTGCCCTGGAGCTCTACCTGCGCGCTCGAGCCCTTGAGCGGCGCTTCAGCAACACGTTCGGCGCGGCGAACTGCCTCGAGGCCCTCGGCAGGCTGGACGAGGCACTCGAGCTTTATCAGGAGGTCGTGAGGGACTTCTCCGAGATCCTGAGCGCGGAGAACAGGCAGAACATCGGCAGCGCGATCGCAGGCCTCTCCGAGAAGACGGGGGCGCTGGAGCTGACGACGAACGCCGCCAACATCGCCATCGTCATCGACGACAATCGCGAGTCCCGCGTCCGATCAGGCCAGAGGATCCGCCTCATGCCGGGGGCCCACTCGATCGAGGTGACGAGCAACGGATACTATTCCCGCAAACTCACCGTGCAAATCGAGCCATCCAAGGTCGAGTCGTTGAACGTCGAGCTGACACCCGTCGGTGCGGTCATTCGCGTCCACGTCGCGGCGACGCCTAGCGCCGGTGTAGCCCCAGCGCTGGCCCGGAGGGTACGCGTCCTGCTGGATGGCGTCAGCGTCGGGACCGCGCCGTGGGAGGGCTCCGTCGTTCCGGCCACGCATATCGTTCAGCTCGAGGGAGAAGGCGTCGGTTCAGCACCGACCCGTGTCGACGCTATCGTCCAAAAGGAACAAACGATACGCCTGAGCCTGGTACCGTTGAGCAAGGTGAGGCTCACGGTCAACCGACCCGACGCCACGCTCCAGTTTGGGGATCTGAAGCTCGGTATGGGGCGTTGGAACGGAAGCCTGCCGGTCGGGGCACATATCCTCACCGCAAGCGCGCCGGGCTTCCACCACGAAAGCATCCCGCTGAGCGTGGTGGCAGGGAAGCCTAGCCTCGTCGATATCGCGCTCCAGAAGAACCCCGACGACACGTTCTGGGAAGACTTCGGCTTTCTCTGGGTCGGGGCCGTCGCGGGTCCGAGCCTCGCCCCCACCATGAATTCGGGCCCGGAGGAGGAATGCCCCGACGAGTGCACCGGCCACTCCGGTGCGTTCGGCATGATGGGCGCCCTGAGGGTCGGCTACACCTGGCCCAATGGCTTCTCCCTCGACGGTGAAGCGGGAGGCATGTGGATACGCACATCCTTCTCCCGCGCGGAGACGGCCAATTTCTCGGCTGCAGGAAAGACGGTGACCGCGACCTACTCGCTGCGCGACAGCCTCTCGCTTTGGGGGCCCTTCGCGGGCCTCGGGCTCGGTTATGGGTTGTTGAAGCACGGCGCGTTCGATCTCGCAGTCAGAGCGGGGGTGGACGTTGTGTTCGCTAATGCGTACGACCGGATCGATGGTACGATCAGCTCGGGCGGGGTTACCGCGGCCATCGATCCGGGGGGGTTCAGCGGCGCGCCTTTCCTGCCGCCGGATTCGCAGAAGGGGGTGGACTTCTTCGCATCTGCGGAAGCCACGGCGCGTCTGAAGGTCGGCAACTGGAGGTTCGGCGCTGGACTTGCCGCGTCTATGTTCTTGCTCGGGGACCTCGAGCTGGGCATCGGGCAACCCATTGCGGTCGATGCCTCTGCCCAGTGTCAAAATGCAGGTCCCGAGTCTGCGTTCTGCGCGCCGGGGACCGACATCTTGAGCCACGAACGAGCGTATGGCCGGTTCGTGGCCTTCAGCCCCCGGCTGACGATGCAATACGAGCTCCGTTGA
- a CDS encoding protein kinase domain-containing protein, producing MLAGRYRVERTLGRGAMGIVLSATHLALGGFVAVKVLSPRAAHRRGIARLQREARATARIRSEHVARVMDVGMLGEGRPFIVMEYLEGADVAATLKERGPLPITEVADMIVEACDALAAAHVLDIIHRDLKPSNLFLARQLDGSTRLKVLDFGLSKIPEEDADGRLTSATAIMGSPHYMAPEQIANPREVDARADIWSLGVVLYELLTGERPFDGLSQAEIFARISTLEPARPSALRHDLSPPVESLILGCLQKDPAFRPVDVGAVAASLAPFCSPVARLLPDRIRRVIQGRATSGAPGEVEPEPTREGATMDEPAEGGVERTDAFSWGATASRESGDVQHAGMVLGGRFHVERLIGRGAMGAVYEVSDDMGERFAVKLIPHDAAVDPEAGRRLRREAQLASALCHVHVVTVVDVCIDDRGERPFIVMELLRGRNLAELLQAEGAMPPRIVARIFRQVCRGLAAAHERGLIHRDVKPANIFLHEDDTGAVTVKLCDFGIAKRTESNALDASAQSLTKTGFMLGTPAYVSPEQVKDPTEVDSRSDIWSLCVSMYEALSGKHPWPHCRTPGELIIAICTKPPIPLMEAAPWIDPALARIVLRGLDQDPTRRWQSAVDLDRALDEFACGGAPLARDELVGIPSEERRPDQRAPSEAGSSAKTGPWRRVPWRPLVLMSIVTGAIAVLSSRPEKPSIARAQMLELVPELLIHPPEPAEPAPLAPPSSASPLPSAPTPPAPRGAVRRPMSTSAPVSSNMPSPPPDPTPTPPTPPAPSQSTWVSPSGLKMQKGF from the coding sequence GTGCTCGCAGGCAGGTACCGCGTCGAGCGCACGCTCGGTCGGGGCGCCATGGGCATAGTGCTCTCTGCGACGCACCTCGCGCTCGGCGGGTTCGTCGCCGTCAAGGTGCTCTCACCGCGCGCCGCGCACCGTCGAGGAATCGCGCGCCTGCAGCGTGAGGCGCGCGCCACTGCGCGGATCCGGAGTGAACACGTCGCCCGCGTGATGGACGTCGGCATGCTGGGCGAGGGCAGACCATTCATTGTCATGGAATACCTCGAGGGCGCAGACGTCGCCGCGACGCTGAAAGAGCGCGGGCCGCTCCCGATCACCGAAGTGGCGGACATGATCGTCGAGGCGTGCGACGCGCTCGCGGCGGCCCACGTGCTGGATATCATCCACCGCGATCTGAAGCCCTCCAACTTGTTCCTCGCGCGCCAGCTCGACGGCTCGACGAGGCTCAAGGTGCTCGATTTCGGACTCTCGAAGATACCGGAGGAGGACGCCGACGGTCGATTGACGTCCGCAACGGCCATCATGGGGTCCCCACATTACATGGCGCCAGAGCAGATCGCGAACCCGCGCGAGGTGGATGCGCGCGCCGATATCTGGTCGCTCGGCGTCGTCCTCTACGAGCTCCTCACGGGAGAACGGCCCTTCGACGGGCTGTCGCAGGCGGAGATCTTCGCTCGTATATCGACCCTCGAGCCGGCGCGGCCCTCGGCGCTGCGACACGATCTGTCGCCTCCCGTCGAATCACTCATCCTCGGTTGCCTCCAGAAAGACCCAGCTTTCCGTCCGGTCGACGTCGGAGCCGTCGCGGCGAGCCTCGCGCCCTTTTGCAGCCCGGTCGCGAGGCTCCTGCCGGACCGCATTCGCCGGGTCATCCAGGGGCGAGCGACGAGCGGCGCTCCCGGCGAGGTCGAGCCAGAGCCGACGCGTGAAGGCGCGACGATGGACGAACCTGCCGAGGGCGGCGTCGAGCGCACGGACGCTTTCTCATGGGGAGCGACGGCCTCACGCGAGTCGGGCGATGTCCAGCACGCGGGCATGGTGCTCGGCGGGCGATTCCATGTCGAGCGGCTCATCGGCCGCGGCGCGATGGGCGCCGTCTACGAGGTCTCCGACGACATGGGCGAGCGGTTCGCGGTCAAGCTGATACCGCACGACGCGGCCGTCGACCCAGAGGCCGGCAGGAGGCTCCGCCGCGAGGCGCAGCTGGCGTCGGCCCTCTGTCACGTCCACGTCGTGACCGTCGTCGACGTGTGTATCGACGATCGAGGCGAGAGGCCCTTCATAGTCATGGAGCTGCTGCGAGGGAGAAACCTCGCCGAGCTACTCCAAGCCGAGGGTGCAATGCCGCCGCGTATCGTGGCCCGTATCTTCCGCCAGGTATGCAGAGGGCTCGCTGCTGCCCATGAACGAGGGCTCATTCATCGGGACGTGAAGCCTGCCAACATCTTCTTGCACGAAGACGATACCGGAGCCGTCACCGTCAAGCTGTGCGATTTCGGCATCGCAAAACGGACCGAATCCAATGCCCTCGACGCGTCTGCGCAGTCCCTCACGAAGACCGGATTCATGCTGGGCACTCCCGCGTACGTCTCCCCGGAGCAAGTCAAAGATCCGACGGAGGTCGATTCCCGATCGGACATCTGGAGCCTGTGTGTATCGATGTACGAGGCCCTGTCCGGGAAACACCCGTGGCCTCACTGCAGGACGCCGGGCGAGCTGATCATCGCCATTTGCACGAAACCCCCCATCCCGCTCATGGAGGCGGCTCCCTGGATCGACCCCGCGCTCGCGCGGATCGTCCTCCGGGGACTCGATCAGGATCCGACGCGGCGCTGGCAGAGCGCCGTGGACCTCGACAGAGCCCTCGACGAATTCGCGTGCGGCGGCGCGCCCCTCGCGAGAGACGAACTGGTCGGTATTCCGTCGGAAGAGCGACGTCCCGACCAGCGAGCTCCATCTGAGGCAGGCTCCAGTGCGAAGACAGGGCCGTGGAGGCGCGTCCCTTGGCGGCCCCTCGTCCTGATGAGCATCGTGACCGGCGCCATCGCCGTGCTGTCGAGCCGTCCTGAAAAACCTTCGATCGCCCGAGCTCAAATGTTGGAGCTCGTCCCGGAGCTCCTGATCCACCCGCCCGAGCCGGCAGAGCCCGCGCCGCTCGCGCCGCCTTCGAGCGCGTCGCCGCTCCCATCTGCGCCGACACCTCCCGCCCCTCGAGGAGCGGTGCGCAGGCCGATGAGCACCAGCGCGCCGGTATCTTCGAACATGCCATCGCCGCCGCCCGACCCAACCCCGACGCCCCCGACGCCGCCGGCACCCTCTCAATCGACGTGGGTATCACCCTCGGGGCTAAAAATGCAAAAAGGATTCTGA
- a CDS encoding C1 family peptidase: MQKTALATGSLLLGLVIWSAACDNPDCSKDTDCKGNRLCIDGACTDDTETPNPSGGSGGSPGSTRCRDIGGGQVICLQESNPGPSEGEILLGTVPAPPGPLPASASLKLDGFTVPNQGSCGSCAAFATRSAMGIRAVTQASEFVDFSPAHIWHIAGYGSDDCIQGSSIHHIFYENQEAGAHVVPASTWLYDPWNPESSLDAVPSADVLLSAGVAYIGEFVTVSPKSVNELKYAIVQGWAPVIGVPVFWDDWEDFDVSGEGAAGEPDSNHAITVVSYDDAAQRFTFVNSWGTGWGNSGTATMSYEFVAQYSMGGTAVQNLTYKGVGGCGDGVCGNGETQSSCCKDCGCPTGAGCQGGICVPGSSCGDGTAAPEEACDGNDFKGKTCGSLGYQSGTLSCHADCSLNTSGCCNNECVAGATQCANSDAQQTCGNYDADTCMEWGALTTCPCVGNACATQQCNNGVKEGSEVCDGFDLGGATCQGQGYDNGTLACNGTCTGYSSSGCCSNQCTPGTTTCSNGVVQSCGNYDPDACYELATIDTCKNGQICIGPGCGCPSGNSGRFEVVDYVYPNFGPVGCSGDGTLKLKASAAMIQPTVLRVYVRKADDSSFSTPGTLTLYVGTGPTCPNPPNVIKTSVPIVTGSTEQKIDLTVDPYGAAWALNETKQFWVGKDEGGFQSWRATNTVSVKRKCIP, encoded by the coding sequence ATGCAAAAGACAGCTCTCGCGACGGGCAGCCTCCTGCTCGGGCTCGTTATCTGGAGCGCCGCTTGTGACAACCCGGACTGCTCCAAGGATACGGATTGCAAGGGGAACCGCCTCTGCATCGACGGCGCGTGCACGGACGATACAGAGACGCCCAATCCCTCGGGTGGATCCGGCGGCTCGCCGGGGTCCACGAGATGTCGTGATATTGGCGGTGGACAAGTCATCTGCCTGCAAGAGAGCAATCCCGGACCATCGGAGGGGGAGATCCTCTTGGGCACGGTACCGGCGCCCCCGGGTCCCCTTCCTGCGAGCGCCAGTCTGAAACTCGATGGCTTCACCGTTCCGAATCAGGGGAGCTGCGGATCGTGCGCAGCGTTCGCCACGCGGAGTGCAATGGGGATCCGTGCGGTGACCCAAGCTTCGGAGTTCGTCGACTTCAGCCCCGCGCACATCTGGCATATCGCGGGCTACGGCTCCGACGACTGCATCCAGGGGTCGTCCATTCATCATATTTTTTACGAGAACCAGGAAGCTGGAGCGCATGTCGTCCCAGCATCCACATGGCTCTACGATCCCTGGAACCCGGAGTCGTCGCTCGATGCAGTCCCTTCCGCGGACGTCCTCTTGTCCGCCGGCGTCGCGTACATCGGTGAGTTCGTCACTGTATCTCCGAAGAGCGTGAACGAGCTGAAGTACGCCATCGTTCAGGGCTGGGCCCCCGTGATCGGGGTCCCGGTATTCTGGGACGATTGGGAGGATTTCGATGTGTCAGGAGAAGGCGCAGCCGGTGAGCCTGACAGCAACCACGCGATCACGGTGGTCTCCTATGACGACGCGGCCCAGCGGTTCACGTTCGTGAATTCGTGGGGCACCGGCTGGGGCAACTCGGGGACCGCCACCATGAGCTACGAATTCGTCGCGCAATACTCCATGGGTGGGACCGCCGTCCAAAACCTCACCTACAAGGGCGTCGGCGGGTGCGGAGACGGCGTATGTGGCAACGGGGAGACGCAGTCGAGCTGCTGCAAGGACTGCGGGTGCCCCACGGGCGCTGGCTGTCAAGGCGGCATCTGCGTACCCGGCTCGTCGTGCGGTGATGGAACCGCGGCTCCGGAGGAGGCGTGCGACGGCAACGATTTCAAGGGCAAGACATGCGGATCGCTGGGCTACCAGAGCGGCACGCTCTCGTGCCATGCGGACTGCTCGTTGAACACGAGCGGCTGCTGCAACAATGAGTGCGTGGCTGGGGCCACGCAATGCGCGAACAGCGACGCGCAACAGACGTGTGGCAACTACGACGCGGATACTTGCATGGAGTGGGGAGCCCTCACCACCTGTCCGTGTGTAGGCAACGCCTGCGCCACGCAGCAGTGTAACAATGGGGTCAAGGAGGGCTCGGAGGTCTGCGACGGCTTCGATCTCGGGGGGGCCACCTGCCAGGGCCAGGGGTACGACAACGGCACACTCGCGTGCAACGGAACATGTACCGGCTACAGTAGCAGCGGCTGCTGCTCGAACCAATGCACGCCCGGGACGACGACGTGCTCGAACGGCGTGGTTCAGAGCTGCGGCAACTACGATCCGGACGCTTGTTACGAGCTCGCGACCATCGATACGTGCAAGAACGGCCAGATTTGCATCGGCCCGGGATGTGGATGCCCTTCGGGGAACTCGGGGCGATTCGAGGTCGTCGATTACGTGTACCCGAACTTCGGGCCCGTCGGGTGCTCGGGGGACGGGACGCTCAAGCTCAAGGCGTCCGCCGCGATGATCCAGCCCACGGTTTTGCGCGTCTATGTTCGCAAGGCCGACGACTCGTCGTTCAGCACGCCGGGTACGCTCACCCTCTACGTCGGGACCGGCCCCACGTGTCCGAATCCACCGAACGTCATCAAGACCAGCGTTCCCATCGTCACCGGCTCCACCGAGCAGAAGATCGATCTCACGGTCGATCCCTACGGCGCAGCGTGGGCGCTCAACGAGACCAAGCAGTTCTGGGTCGGCAAGGACGAGGGAGGCTTCCAGTCATGGCGTGCCACCAATACGGTGTCCGTCAAGAGGAAGTGCATCCCTTAA
- a CDS encoding sigma 54-interacting transcriptional regulator, with amino-acid sequence MEDTLSEDAELADLKPAGVLTYVLGYDDLLACASSAMPALGPNVQSLEIRRTSGETPPRFAEGAVLIPDRYVSGRHALIERRGVVDIVRDLGSKHGTLVSGERLAPGEERVLHDGDWLEVGHSFLCYRRIDARLALQQAACLGPTRTLSPEFARIAMELEQVAGTRQPILLLGETGTGKEVAARYVHDKSGRSGPFVAVDCGAIPEHLVESELFGHRRGAFTGATEERQGRLRSAEGGTLFLDEIGNMSESAQARLLRVVQDREVIPVGADKGVRVDVRWIAATNTDLFAKEARFRADLRERLAGYTAILPPLRRRREDLGILTSHILEKAAVSKASITRAAARILFGGPLEGNVRELERVLVRIAVLADGHPMDTPHLPVTMTGDLQDPLAGPVPATRPPPTSSGKHRCPSREQLVAVLERAGGIQRDAARLLGVHERQLARWMDVLGLPRARSGH; translated from the coding sequence GTGGAAGATACCCTCAGCGAGGACGCGGAGCTCGCCGACCTCAAGCCTGCCGGCGTCTTGACCTATGTTCTTGGCTACGACGATCTGCTCGCGTGCGCATCATCGGCAATGCCCGCACTCGGCCCCAATGTGCAGTCACTGGAGATCAGGCGCACTTCGGGCGAAACCCCTCCGCGGTTCGCCGAGGGCGCGGTCCTGATCCCTGATCGCTACGTATCGGGTCGGCATGCCCTGATCGAGCGCCGCGGCGTGGTCGACATCGTCAGAGACCTCGGCAGCAAGCACGGCACGCTCGTCAGCGGCGAGCGCCTTGCTCCCGGCGAGGAACGTGTTTTGCACGATGGTGATTGGCTCGAGGTGGGGCACTCGTTCCTCTGCTATCGTCGGATCGATGCGCGGCTGGCGCTGCAGCAGGCGGCCTGCCTGGGACCGACCCGGACGCTGTCGCCCGAGTTCGCGCGTATCGCCATGGAGCTCGAGCAGGTCGCCGGCACCCGGCAGCCAATCCTGCTCCTAGGGGAAACCGGCACCGGCAAGGAGGTCGCCGCGCGATACGTGCACGACAAGAGCGGGCGCTCTGGTCCCTTCGTGGCCGTGGACTGCGGTGCCATCCCAGAGCATCTCGTCGAGTCGGAGCTCTTCGGTCACCGTCGCGGAGCCTTCACCGGCGCAACCGAGGAGCGCCAGGGGCGGCTTCGGAGCGCCGAGGGTGGGACCTTGTTCCTCGATGAGATCGGTAACATGTCCGAGTCGGCGCAGGCACGGCTGCTTCGCGTCGTTCAGGACCGCGAGGTCATCCCCGTGGGCGCCGACAAAGGTGTCCGAGTCGACGTGAGATGGATCGCCGCGACGAACACCGACCTTTTTGCGAAAGAGGCACGATTCCGGGCCGACCTCCGGGAGCGGTTGGCTGGGTATACCGCCATCTTGCCGCCGCTCCGCCGCAGGCGTGAGGACTTGGGTATTTTGACGTCGCACATTCTCGAAAAAGCGGCTGTCTCAAAAGCGTCGATAACGAGAGCCGCCGCCCGTATCCTCTTCGGCGGGCCCCTCGAAGGGAACGTCCGGGAGCTCGAACGCGTGCTCGTCCGCATCGCCGTTCTCGCGGATGGTCATCCGATGGATACGCCCCACCTGCCCGTCACGATGACAGGGGATCTGCAAGATCCTTTGGCCGGCCCCGTGCCCGCAACCCGCCCGCCGCCCACGTCCTCCGGGAAGCACCGCTGCCCCAGCCGGGAGCAGCTGGTTGCCGTCCTGGAGAGAGCCGGCGGAATCCAGCGGGACGCCGCGCGGTTGCTCGGCGTGCACGAGCGCCAGCTCGCGCGGTGGATGGACGTGCTGGGTTTGCCGCGCGCTCGCTCGGGGCATTAG
- a CDS encoding IS1182 family transposase, whose amino-acid sequence MTPVPRWNPSSIATRREQMLLARLGNHRKLFAFLYKHRLELFDDAFQDELAAMYRDTGEGRLPVPPALLAMVLLLQAYHGVSDREAVELTVVDLRWQLVLGILGAETQAFGQSTLQAFRDRMSAHGMDLRLLERSIELAKKTQEFDWKKLPKTLRLAIDSRPLEGAGRVEDTINLLGHAAFKLLRGAAVLLELKAEEIAACAGAPAFLAPSIKTGLDIDWFDPEQKADAIVELTRQIDALEAWIRRQAGDAADEAPLKELFECIAQLRAQDLQPDPPGGGKPHIRKGVAKDRRVSIEDPQMRHGRKSKSKRFKGYKQHIANDLDTELILAASVTPANRPEGEGAAALAEDLSRSPRNEKIAEVYIDRAYVGSELVRGAAAAGAQILCKPRTAANGERFSKDDFKKNFKLRTITCPAGQTQRFVPGQTVEFEPGICGACSLRSRCTNASNDAGRTVHIAADEQQQQRFRKLVSTTKGREALRQRVHVEHRLAHLSRKQGPRARYRGLRKNLFDLRRHCAVLNLETIQRWGGGLSMRKAA is encoded by the coding sequence ATGACCCCCGTTCCGCGCTGGAATCCGAGCTCTATCGCGACCCGTAGGGAGCAGATGCTCCTGGCCCGGCTGGGTAACCACCGGAAGTTGTTCGCGTTTCTCTACAAGCATCGCCTCGAGTTGTTCGACGACGCTTTCCAGGACGAACTCGCGGCCATGTATCGCGACACCGGCGAAGGCAGGCTACCTGTGCCACCGGCCTTGCTGGCGATGGTCTTGCTATTGCAGGCGTATCACGGCGTATCCGATCGCGAGGCGGTCGAGTTGACGGTCGTCGATCTGCGCTGGCAGCTCGTGCTGGGCATCTTGGGCGCAGAAACGCAGGCGTTTGGGCAGAGCACTTTGCAGGCGTTTCGCGATCGGATGAGCGCGCATGGCATGGATCTCCGGCTGCTCGAGCGCAGCATCGAGCTCGCCAAGAAGACCCAGGAGTTCGACTGGAAAAAGCTGCCGAAGACGCTGCGCCTGGCCATCGATTCGCGTCCCCTGGAAGGCGCGGGGCGCGTCGAGGACACGATAAACCTCCTCGGCCATGCGGCCTTCAAGCTCCTGCGCGGGGCGGCCGTGTTGCTCGAGCTGAAAGCGGAGGAAATCGCGGCGTGCGCGGGAGCCCCGGCGTTTCTGGCGCCGAGCATCAAGACGGGTCTGGACATCGACTGGTTCGACCCCGAGCAAAAGGCCGATGCAATCGTCGAACTCACGCGGCAGATTGACGCGCTCGAGGCGTGGATTCGCAGGCAGGCCGGCGACGCGGCGGACGAGGCGCCGCTGAAGGAGCTATTCGAGTGCATCGCGCAGCTCCGCGCGCAAGATCTCCAGCCGGATCCGCCGGGGGGCGGCAAGCCGCACATTCGTAAGGGCGTCGCCAAAGATCGGCGCGTGTCGATCGAGGATCCGCAGATGCGCCACGGGCGCAAGAGCAAATCCAAGCGATTCAAGGGCTACAAGCAACACATCGCGAATGACCTCGACACCGAATTGATCCTGGCGGCCTCTGTGACACCGGCCAATCGTCCCGAAGGCGAGGGGGCGGCAGCCCTCGCGGAGGATCTTTCACGCTCCCCGAGGAACGAGAAGATTGCCGAGGTGTACATCGACCGCGCGTATGTGGGCAGCGAGCTCGTGCGAGGCGCGGCTGCAGCCGGAGCCCAAATCCTCTGCAAGCCGCGCACAGCGGCCAACGGCGAGCGCTTCTCCAAGGACGACTTCAAGAAAAACTTCAAACTCAGGACGATCACATGTCCCGCGGGCCAGACCCAGCGATTCGTGCCCGGTCAGACGGTCGAGTTCGAGCCGGGAATCTGCGGCGCGTGTTCGCTGCGATCACGCTGCACCAACGCGAGCAACGACGCGGGACGGACCGTGCACATTGCCGCGGACGAGCAACAGCAGCAGCGATTCCGTAAGCTCGTCAGCACGACGAAGGGACGTGAAGCGCTCCGGCAGCGAGTCCACGTCGAGCATCGACTCGCCCATCTCTCACGCAAGCAGGGGCCTCGCGCCCGCTATCGTGGCCTACGCAAAAACCTGTTCGACTTGAGGCGCCACTGCGCCGTGCTGAACCTGGAGACCATCCAACGGTGGGGTGGGGGGCTGAGCATGCGCAAAGCCGCGTAA